The following proteins are encoded in a genomic region of Triticum dicoccoides isolate Atlit2015 ecotype Zavitan chromosome 1B, WEW_v2.0, whole genome shotgun sequence:
- the LOC119336074 gene encoding protein COFACTOR ASSEMBLY OF COMPLEX C SUBUNIT B CCB2, chloroplastic-like isoform X1, with the protein MALLVRAPPLLHLQPPPTTAQAFFVRQLAPTPRRRPLSARVRVRASNSDPPQQVNLSVLRFTLGIPGLDESYLPRWIGLGFGALVLLNHLLSPSPTPAQLRSEALGLCLAAFSAALPYLGRFLEGAGASSRVPLPEGSRQVFVIPDDLSTSQKEDMAWATYVLLQNTNTTSVLIAIGNVLCIRGYWDPPADISKYAMIDWFKSQMEQAGLDNLSSALYFPNFSDTQLGNILPQGILSVLAQPIVSNPDPANGESKAEGVVLLASNANYAYSEKDMVWIRTVANKFRLV; encoded by the exons ATGGCTCTACTCGTCCGTGCACCACCGCTTCTCCACCTACAGCCTCCCCCCACCACCGCGCAAGCTTTCTTCGTCCGGCAACTCGCACCCACACCCCGCCGCCGTCCCCTCTCCGCCCGCGTCCGCGTGCGCGCCTCCAACTCCGACCCTCCGCAGCAGGTCAACCTCTCCGTCCTGCGCTTCACCCTCG GGATCCCCGGGCTGGACGAGTCGTACCTCCCGCGGTGGATAGGCCTCGGCTTCGGCGCCCTCGTCCTCCTCAACCACCTCCTCTCGCCGTCCCCAACCCCCGCGCAGCTC AGGTCGGAGGCTCTGGGGCTGTGCCTGGCCGCGTTCTCAGCGGCGCTGCCGTACCTCGGGCGTTTCCTAGAG GGTGCTGGTGCTTCCAGCCGTGTGCCGCTGCCAGAAGGGAGCAGGCAGGTGTTTGTGATTCCTGATGATCTCTCGACGTCGCAGAAAGAGGATATGGCCTGGGCCACATATGTTCTGCTGCAGAACACGAACACCACATCAGTG CTCATAGCAATTGGCAATGTGTTGTGCATACGAGGATACTGGGATCCTCCTGCAGATATCTCTAAATATGCAATGATTGATTGGTTCAAGAGTCAGATGGAACAAGCTGGACTCGACAATCTGAGCAGTGCTTTGTACTTTCCTAATTTTTCTG ACACACAGCTTGGGAATATTCTACCACAAGGAATTCTTTCTGTGTTGGCACAACCAATTGTGAGCAACCCTGATCCAGCTAACGGTGAATCAAAAGCTGAAGGTGTCGTCCTGTTGGCCTCCAATGCAAATTATGCATACAGTGAGAAAGATATGGTTTGGATAAGAACAGTTGCAAATAAATTTCGACTTGTGTAA
- the LOC119336074 gene encoding protein COFACTOR ASSEMBLY OF COMPLEX C SUBUNIT B CCB2, chloroplastic-like isoform X2 — MALLVRAPPLLHLQPPPTTAQAFFVRQLAPTPRRRPLSARVRVRASNSDPPQQVNLSVLRFTLGIPGLDESYLPRWIGLGFGALVLLNHLLSPSPTPAQLRSEALGLCLAAFSAALPYLGRFLEGAGASSRVPLPEGSRQVFVIPDDLSTSQKEDMAWATYVLLQNTNTTSVLIAIGNVLCIRGYWDPPADISKYAMIDWFKSQMEQAGLDNLSSALYFPNFSDQPCWFHQTHSLGIFYHKEFFLCWHNQL, encoded by the exons ATGGCTCTACTCGTCCGTGCACCACCGCTTCTCCACCTACAGCCTCCCCCCACCACCGCGCAAGCTTTCTTCGTCCGGCAACTCGCACCCACACCCCGCCGCCGTCCCCTCTCCGCCCGCGTCCGCGTGCGCGCCTCCAACTCCGACCCTCCGCAGCAGGTCAACCTCTCCGTCCTGCGCTTCACCCTCG GGATCCCCGGGCTGGACGAGTCGTACCTCCCGCGGTGGATAGGCCTCGGCTTCGGCGCCCTCGTCCTCCTCAACCACCTCCTCTCGCCGTCCCCAACCCCCGCGCAGCTC AGGTCGGAGGCTCTGGGGCTGTGCCTGGCCGCGTTCTCAGCGGCGCTGCCGTACCTCGGGCGTTTCCTAGAG GGTGCTGGTGCTTCCAGCCGTGTGCCGCTGCCAGAAGGGAGCAGGCAGGTGTTTGTGATTCCTGATGATCTCTCGACGTCGCAGAAAGAGGATATGGCCTGGGCCACATATGTTCTGCTGCAGAACACGAACACCACATCAGTG CTCATAGCAATTGGCAATGTGTTGTGCATACGAGGATACTGGGATCCTCCTGCAGATATCTCTAAATATGCAATGATTGATTGGTTCAAGAGTCAGATGGAACAAGCTGGACTCGACAATCTGAGCAGTGCTTTGTACTTTCCTAATTTTTCTG ACCAACCGTGCTGGTTTCATCAGACACACAGCTTGGGAATATTCTACCACAAGGAATTCTTTCTGTGTTGGCACAACCAATTGTGA